The genomic segment TCGCCCCAGCCCCTCGGCACCACGGTGCGTTCTTCGCGTTCGATGTACTGGGCGAGTGCGGTGATGCCGCGTTCGAACGCCGCGCTCGCTTCGGCGCCCGTCCGCTTGCCCCGCGCTGCGGCGGGCTTTTCGGCCGCCGGCAGCGGGCGTAGGCCGAGTTGCTCCAGGCGCTCGCGCTGCCCGGGGGCGAGCCGGTCCCAGTCCTGCCTCTGC from the Streptomyces genisteinicus genome contains:
- a CDS encoding helicase associated domain-containing protein: QRQDWDRLAPGQRERLEQLGLRPLPAAEKPAAARGKRTGAEASAAFERGITALAQYIEREERTVVPRGWGEDMPDGTVVRLGVWLSNTRTRRAGLSAEQRSRLAALGVDWA